In Phenylobacterium hankyongense, the sequence TTCGTGAACTCGCCGGCCGACGAGGCGCCGACCACGACGCAGCCGTCGCAGCTCTCGCGCAGGGCCCCAAGCAGGGTTTTGTGATCGTAATGCGGGGCCGCGAACAGTATGATCGCGGCCGGCGCTCGTCCCAGGGTTTGCCGCACCTGTTCGCCCAGGTCTTTTCCCGCGGCCGCGGAATCGGTCGCTCGGGTCGCTGCAACGGCGGTTTTCAACTTGGCCCCTCAAAGCTTTTTGTAGCTCGCGCCGGGCTCCGCCGACCGCGTAGCGAACGTCATTCGCTGGCGAAGGTTCCGCGCAGGTCCCAACAAATGTGAAGGTCCCCGGCCGCCTCTCGATGCGCGGTTGACGTGTCCCCCGGCGCGACACACGCTCCTGGTGTCTCCACGGGGTTGAATCACATGGGAATTTGGCAGGTTCGGCGTCCGGGCGAGGCGGCGCGTTGAGCGCCTCCGGCTTCGAGGCCACGCTCGCGGCGATCTTCACCGACTGCGAGCAGGCGGTGTCCGAGCGGCTGGCCAAGGAGAAGGCCAAGGCCGAGAACCTGCAGGCGCTGGGCGCACGCCGCTTCGCCTACACCGTGGCCGAGGCGATCGAGGAGGAGGTGGGGCCGGCGGTGGCCGCGGCGCTGGCCAGCTACGACGGCGCCATCAACCGCCCGATCCTGCCGAACGAACGCTGGGAGGTGGCCTTGAAGAGCCGCATCGGCCACGCGGTGGACGCCGGCATGCGGCTCGGGAGCGGCGGCCACGAGAACGCGCCCTGGAAGCCGTTGCTGGCCGAGGAGGCGCCGGCGCTGAAGGCCCGCCTGCTGGCCATAGCGGACGCGCATTTCAGGCAGCTCGGCAAGGCCCGGCGCCGGGGCGGTCCCCGCCGCGGCTGGCTGCCGGAGCCGGCCCTGCGCTCCGCCCTGTTCGTCGTCGGCCTGGTGGTGGGCGCGCTGGTCGTTCAGCTGCTGCATCGCTGAGACCCGCGGTCGCCGCGGGGGAAAATTCCGCTAGGCTGAGGCCTGACGTCGGCAATCAGACCGGCGGAACAGCGGAGGACACGATGAGGCTCAGCAAGGCGCGGATCTCGCCGGTGGAGGACAAGGACCTCACCGCCGACCAGGCGGAGATCCTGCGGCCGATGGCCGAGCGGGGGCCGGTGCTCAACATCTTCCGCACCCTGGCGCGCGAGCCCAAGGCGATGAAGGGCTTCCTGGGCTGGGGCAACTACATCCTGTCGCGCCGCAACGGGCTCGGCGCCCGCGAGCGGGAGATCGTCATCCTGCGCACCGGCTACCTCTGCCGCTCCGGCTACGAGTGGACCCAGCACGTGGGGATCGGCCTGCGCGCCGGCCTGAACGAGGACGAGGTCCAGCGCCTGAAGGCCGGCCCCGACGCCGGCTGGAGCCCGGCCGACGCGGCCCTGATCCGCGCGGCGGACGAGCTGCATCGCGACCAGTTCATCACCGACGCCACCTGGGCGGCGCTGTCGGCGCATTTCGACGAGAAGCAGCGCATGGACGTGGTGTTCACCGCCGGCCAGTACACCCAGGTCTCGATGATGCTGAACACCTTCGGCGTGCAGCTCGACGCAGGCCAGGTCCTCGATCCCGACCTGAAGGGGTTCTGAGGATGGCCGGCCGGCTGGACGGCAAGACGGCGGTGGTGGTGGGCGCCGGCCAGACGCCGGGCGACACCCTCGGCAACGGCCGGGCCATGGCGCTGCTGTTCGCGCGCGAAGGCGCCGAGGTGCTGTGCGTGGACCGGGTGGGGGAGCGCGCGGCGGAGACCGCGGCGATGATCGAACAGGAGGGCGGCCGCGCCGCAGCCCTGCAGGCCGACATCGTCCAGCCCGCCGACTGCGCCGCCGTCGTCGCCGCCGCGAAAGCGCGCTGGGGTCGGCTCGACATCCTGGTCAACAACGTCGGCATCGGCGCCGGCGACGCGCCGGCCCACAAGCTGGAGGAGGCGGCCTTCGACCGCATCCTGGCGGTCAACCTCAAGGGCCTGTGGCTGACCACCCGCGCCGCCATCCCGCTGATGCGCGAGCAGGGCGGCGGGGCGATCGTCAACATCTCCTCCCTGGCCGGCATCGCCGGCGGGATCCAGCTGGCCTACGAGGTCTCCAAGGCCGGGGTGAACCGGCTGACCACCAGCGTCGCCCAGTCGAACGCCCGCTACGGCGTCCGCTGCAACGCCATCATGCCGGGGCTGATGGACACTCCGATGGCGGTGGCCGGGATCGCCGAAGCCAGCGGCCAGAGCCAGGCGCAGGTGCGCGAAGGCCGCAACGCCCGCGTGCCCCTGCGCGGGCGGATGGGCACGGCCTGGGACACCGCCTATGCGGCCCTCTACCTGGCCTCGGACGAGGCGCAGTTCGTCACCGGGGTGGTGCTGCCGGTGGACGGCGGGATGTCCAGCCGCATCGGCTAAGCAGTTGCCGGCGAAGGTCCGGCGGCCCATGTGGGACCGATGCCCGTCTCCGCCGCCTATCGCCCCGACCCGAAGTTCCAGGCGCTGGGCCCGGAGTTCGCCGATCCCGTCCGGGCGGCGGACTTCCCGCAGACGATCCTGCGCTTCCGCAACGACCGGGCCGCGGCGACCGTCGGGCTGGACACCCTGACCGACGCGGAGTGGATCGCCCACTTCGGGCGCTTCCAGCCGCTGCCGGACAACCTCGATCCGCCGCTGGCGCAGCGCTACCACGGCCACCAGTTCCGGGTTTACAACCCCGAGCTCGGCGACGGCCGCGGCTTCATCTTCGCCCAGCTCCGCGAGGCCGGGACGGACCGGCTGCTGGACCTCGGCACCAAGGGCTCGGGCCAGACGCCCTGGTCGCGCTCTGGCGACGGCCGGCTGACGCTGAAGGGCGGGGTGCGGGAGGTGCTGGCGACGGCCATGCTGGAAGCGCTGGGCGTGCCGAGCTCCCGCTCGTTCTCGCTGGTGGAGACCGGGGAGGCGCTGGTGCGCGGCGACGAGCCCAGCCCGACGCGCTCGGCCGTGCTGACGCGGCTGTCGCACAGCCACGTGCGCTTCGGCACCTTCCAGCGCCACGCCTTCTTCGAGCGCGGCGACCGGATCGGCGAACTGACCGACCACGTGATCGCCAACTACTATCCCGAGCTGAAAGGGGCGAACGACCGGCCGGTGGCGATGCTGCAGGTGGTGGTCGAGCGGAGCGCCCGGCTGGCCGCGCGATGGATGGCCGCGGGCTTCGTGCACGGGGTGCTCAACACCGACAACATGAGCCTGACCGGCGAGAGCTTCGACTACGGCCCCTACCGGTTCCTGCCGCACTCCAACCCGAACTTCACCGCGGCCTATTTCGACCACGCCGGCCTCTACGCCTTCGGCCGCCAGCCGGAGGCGGTGTTCTGGAACCTGCAGCAGCTGGCCGGCTGCCTCAGCCTGACGGCGGAGACCGAGCCGCTGGTCGAGGCGTTGAACGGCTTCGGGCCGGCCTATCGGCGCGAGCTGGTGGCCGCGATGCTGGACCGGCTGGGCGTGCGCTCCCGCGGCGAGGAGGCGGACGCGGCGCTGGTGCAGTCGGCGTTCCGCGCCCTGGCCGAGGGCGGCGAGCGGCTGCGCTGGGAGCCGTTCTTCTTCGACTGGTTCACCGGCTCGGAAGCCCGCGCGCTCGCCGGGCCGCGCGGCGCGCTCTACGCCGAGCCTTCGTTCGAGGAGTTCCGCGCCCGGCTGGCCGACTACGACCCCGACCGGCCGGAGCGGCTGGCCGATCCCTGGTTCGCGCGTCCGGAGCCGGAGGAGCTGCTCTACGACGAGATCGAGGCCATCTGGGCGGCCATCGCGCAGGCCGACGACTGGTCGGCCTTCCACGCCAAGCTGGCAGCGCTGGAGGAGGCCCGCGCGGCCTGGGGCCTGCCGGCCCAGGGCGTCGCCGGAACCTGAGCCTTAGCGGCGTCAGCGGAACCCCATCTCCCGCCGCAGGTCCGCGGCTGTGACGCCCCGGGCGCGCAGGTCGCGCAGCGTTTCCGCCCGGTCGCGCTTAGCGAACCGCCGGCCGTCCGGACCGGTGAGCAGCCGGTGATGTCGATAGACCGGCGTCGGCAGGGCGAGCAGGCCCTGCAGCAGGCGCTGGACGTGGGCGGCCTCGAACAGGTCCTGGCCGCGGATCACATGGCTCACCCCCTGCAGGGCGTCGTCGACCACCACCGCCAGGTGATAGGCGACGCCGACGTCCTTGCGCGCCAGCACTACGTCGCCGCCGAGCTCCGGCCGGGCCCGGACCTCGCCGTGTTCGCCGCTCGGCCCCTCGCCCTCCTCGACGAAGCGCAGCGCCGCGAAGCCGCCCAGCGTCCGCTCGGCCGCTTCCAGCGACAGCCGCCAGGCGTAGGCGTCGCCGGCCTGGAGCCGCCGGGCCTCTTCCTCGGGTGGCAAGGGCTGGCCGCGGAACACCTCCATGGCGCCGTGCGGCGCGCGCTCGATCTCCTCGGCGATCTCGCGGCGGGTGCGGAAGCAGCGGTAGAGCAGGCCGCGCTCGGCCAGGTCGCGGAGCGCGCGGCCGTAGTCCGCCATGTGCTCGGATTGGCGGCGCACCGGCGTTTCCCAGCTGAGGCCGAGCCAGGCCAGGTCCTCGAGGAGGGCGGCCTCGTGCTCGGGCCGGCAGCGGGTGCGGTCGATGTCCTCGATGCGCAGCAGGAAGCGGCCGCCGGCCCGACGCGCGGCCTGGAAGGCGGTGAGCGCCGAGAAGGCGTGGCCGCGGTGCAGGAAACCGGTCGGCGAGGGGGCGAAGCGGGTGACGAAGGGGGCGGCCACCCCTGCTGACTAGCGGGCGTGGGGCCGGGGCAACAGTCCCATGTGGCTGAGCACCGCGCGCAGGAAGGCCTTTTCGCCGCCGACCGCATCCTTCAGGTGCTCGAACTGCTTGAAGCCGGCCATCTCGGCCAAGCCGTGGGCGGCGCACCAGGCGGCGGTGGTCGCCAGCTCCAGGTCGATCTCGTCGGTCGGGTCGGCGCCCGCCTCGACCATGGTGTTGCGCACCTTGCAGTAGGGGGTGTCCTCGTCGCCGTGGCCCATCTGCATCGGCAGGTCGGCCTTGTCGCGCGCGGCGTCGTACATCACCCGGTAGAGCGCCGGGTTTTCCCGCGCGAAGCAGACGTAGGCCACGCCGAGCGAGAGCAGGGCGTCGTGCGGATCGGCCTGCGCCTTGGCCTCGGCCATGGCGTGGTCGAGTATCTGCCAGCCCTCGTGGGCGACGGCGTCGAGCAGTTCGCCCTTGTCCTTGAAGTGGTGATAGGGCGCGGCCGGGCTGACGCCGGCCTCGCGGGCCACGGCGCGGAGCGACAGGGCGCTCGGGCCGTCGGACTCCAGCAGCCGGCGCGCCGCGTCGACCAGGGCGCGGCTCAGATCGCCGTGGTGATAGGGGCGGGCTTCGGCGGCTTGAGATTCTCTCATCGGGGGCACTCTAAAACTCTATCTGGACGCCGTAAAGATATCTTGACGCCGCTTAGATCGGTGCTATTTAAGCATCGTTCAGATAACAAAAGCCCTCCGCTCCCCCGGAGGTTCCCAACTGAAAGGTGTGTGTCATGTCCCTCGCAGGTTTCTCCCGCTTCGAACGTTTCCTCGACCGGGCCGCGCCGGCCCTCATCCTGGTGCTCGGCTTCACCGCCGCCGCCGCGGTGGCGACCATCGGCGGCTGATCTCCCCGTCACCGGTCGAGACGGAAGGGCCCCCTCAGCGGGGCCCTTTTTCGTGTGCGCCACAGCCGCCGGCGTCGATGCGGAAACGCATAACAGTACAGCGTAAATGATTATCTATACGCCGCTTAGATGCGTGCTATCCAACTGGTGTCCTGTTGGACGGCGGCTTCGGATCACCCGGGCCGCTCACGCGAAAAGGAAACCAAAATGTCCGTCCAAATGAACCGCATGCTCGACACCCTGTCGTCCTACCTGATCGTCGCGCTCGGCCTGACGCTGGCCGGCGCCACCGCGATCGTCGGCGCCTGAAGGGTGGATCGCCGCTGAGCCTCGCCCGTGAGAAAACCGGGCGAGGCGTTGGCTTACGTCATGGAGCTGTCTCCGAATCTTTCCTATATTGGTCCTCGCAGCGGGACCGTTCCGGACCTCGGGACGCGGACGGTCAGACGTTGGCGCGTCCGGGAACGAGGGCTTCGTCTTCAGTCCACAAGCGTACGCCATAGGCGCGGCTCCGCGCCGCGGGAGGTCCGCCGATGCAGGTGCTTAGCCGCCCGCCGTCCGGCTTCCCCTGCCTGGTGCTGAACGCCGACTTCCGGCCGCTCAGCTACTACCCCCTGTCGCTCTGGCCTTGGCAGGAAGTCATCAAGGCCGTGTTCCTGGACCGGGTCGACGTGGTCTCGACCTACGACCAGGCGGTCCACTCCCCCTCCTTCGAGATGAAGCTGCCCAGCGTCGTATCGCTGAAGCACTACGTGACCCAGGACCGGCCCCCGGCCTTCACCCGCTTCAACCTCTTCCTGCGCGACACCTTCACCTGCCAGTACTGCACGGCCTCGGAGGAGCTGACCTTCGACCACGTGATCCCGCGCTCGCGCGGCGGGCGGACCACCTGGGAAAACATCGTCACCGCCTGCGCGCGCTGCAACCTGACCAAGGGCGGCCGCACGCCGCACGAGGCCGGCATGCATCCGCGCCACAAGCCGCGCCGGCCCACCGCCCACGAGCTGCTGGACCACGGCCGCCGCTTCCCGCCGCACCACCTGCACGAAAGCTGGCTCGACTACCTCTACTGGGACATCGAACTGGAGGCCTGAGGACGGCCCGCAGGCGCGGCCGAGTCCCCGCCCGGCGCCGGAGGTGGCCTGGACGCGCATTGCGCCAGGCATGCGCTTAGGCGACGGTTGGTTCGAGGAGGCTCCCATGAGCCTGACGACCGACGTCGCCCGGATGATGCGCCAGTGGGTGCAGGCGTGGCCCGCCGAACCCGAGCCGGGGCATCTGCTGAGGGTGCTGCGGTTGCTGGGCCAGTGGCGCTCGCAGATGCTGGCCAACACCTATCTGAAGCATCAGGGCGCGACGATCTACGGCGGCCCGTTCCGCGGCATGCAGTACGTCAGCGCCGCCACCGAGGGCGCCCTGATACCGAGGCTCTTGGGCACCTACGAATCCGAGCTGCATCCCTATCTCGCCGCGTTCGCCGCCGCCGACCTGGACTGCGTCGTCGATGTGGGCTGCGCCGAAGGCTATTACGCCGTCGGTCTCGCCCGGATGATGCCGCAGGTGACGGTCCACGCGCACGACATCGATCCGGCGGCCCGGGAAGCCTGCGCCGCCCTGGCCGCGCGCAACGGCGTCGCCGACCGGGTGGTGATCGGCGGGGCGTTCGAACCGCAGGACTTCGAGGCCTTCGCCGGACGCCGCGTCCTGGTGCTGATGGATGCGGAGGGCGCCGAACTGGACGTCCTGCAGCCGGCGCTGAGCCCCGCCCTGGCGGACATGAGCCTGATCGTCGAGACCCACGACCTGTACCGGCCCGGAACCCTCGCCGCGATGATGGAGCGCTTCTCCGCGACCCACGACATCGTGCGCGTCGACCAGCAACCCAAGGTCTTCGACCTGCCGCCGTGGCTGCAGACCCTGTCCCACCTCGACCAGCTTCTGGCGGTGTGGGAGTGGCGCGTTCAGCCCACGCCGTGGCTGGTGATGCGGCCGAGGGCGCGCTGAGATCCGCCCCCGGCCTGCTCCGACGGCCTCAGGCGGCGCCGAGGTAGTCCATCTTGCCGAGCTGCACGCCGTTGTGGCGCAGGATCAGGTAGGTGGCGGTGACGTGGAAGTAGAAGTTCGGCGTCGCGAAATTCAGCAGGAAGGCGCTGCCCGGGAAGTTCAGGTCCTTGCCGCCGACCTTCAGGGTGATGGTGCGGTCTTCGCTGCCGTCGATCTTGTCGGCCGGGACGCTGTTCAGGAAGGCGATGGTCTTGGCCAGACGCTCCTGCAGCTCGGCGAAGGTGGCCTCGGTGTCGGGATAGCTCGGGACCTCGATGCCGGCGAGCCGGGCGACGCAGCCCTTGGCGCCGTCGGTGGCGATCTGGATCTGGCGCGACAGCGGGAGCATGTCCGGGGCCAGCCGGTCATTGATCAGCACCGAGGGCTCGATCTTCTTCGCTTCGGCGTGCGCCTCCGCCGTCTTCAGGATGGCCGAGAGGTTGTTCAGCATCCGCACGAACACGGGCACGGAAGCTTGGTGCATGGAAAGCGACATGGAGATCCTTGTCTGAAAAGGGGAGCACGGACCGGCGCGGCCGGTCGTCCTCCCCATATGGTGACGCTTCGCCCGCCGCCTAGGGCTCAGCGGAAGACGTAGATCCCGCCGGTGACGCCGTGCGGGGCTTCGGCCAGGCCGCGGATCTCGAGCGGCACCCGCCGCGCGCCGCACAGGCACCGCAGCCGCGACTCCAGGTGCTCGACGCTGTGCCGCGCCAGGCCCTGGGCGAACCAGGGGCCGGGGTCGACGGAGGCCTCGCGCCCGCAGCGGCACACCGCCCACAGGCTGCTGCGCGCCGCCAGCGCCTGGTTGAGCCTCGGCGCGCCCAGCGCCGCGCCGATCGTCTGATGAGATGCGCCGTCCGCCATGATCCGCCTCCGTGAGTAGAACAAAAGCAGAACTCCAGGGCTTGCGCGACTCCGCGGAGGGTGCGCTGACGGAAAGGCTCAACCGGGCGTGGTCGCTGCGGCCGGTTTGAGGGGGAGGATGGGCGCGATTCCGCGCCGGCTGTCGACGCGGCTCGGCCGCGGAGGAGGCTGCAAGCTGTGGACGGACGTCGCGGCTAAGCGCGCGGCTCGCGCCACATGGTCCAGGTCGGCGGCGAGCCGGGGCGGATGAAATACTCGCTCGTCACCTCGAAGCCGTGGCGGCGGTAGAGCGCGACGTTGGACTCGGTGGAGGTCTCCAGGAAGGCCGCGCGGCCCTCGGCGTCGACCTTCGCCAGGCCCGCCGCCAGCAGCCGCGAGCCGACGCCCAGGCCCTGGGCGCGGGGATGCACGCCGAGCAGCCACAGGTAGGCGTGCGGCCGGTCCATCGGATGGGTGCGGTCCATCGCCTCGCGCATGGCGACCAGCCGCCCGAAGCGCGCCAGCCCGGTGGCGCCCAGCAGGGTCGGCACGGCGCGCAGCTCCTGCCAGAGCGGGTTGGGGCCGAGCTTCTCCGAGGGGATCCACACCGCCGCCGCGCCGCCGGTGGCCGGCCGCTGGATGGCGCCCACCGGGAAGGCGATCTCGCGCAGCATCAGCCGGAACAGTTTCTCCCGCGCCGCGTGCCGGCCGGCGTCGGGGCGCATGAACCAGTCGAACATCGGGTAGTCGGCGAAGGCCGCCGAGAGGTCCGCCGCGGCGGCGTCGAGCTCGTGCTCGGCGGCGACGACCGGGGTTTCGGCGGCCCGCCGGATGTCCTCGGCGCCGGGCTCGCTCATAGCTTCTCGCTGATCTTGATGGCCGCGCGGCAGCCGGTGCGGATGACCGCGGCCAGCAGGCCGTAGCCCGGCGCCTGGCGCGCGCCCTCCTCGACGGCGAGGTCGCGGTGGGCCAGCTCTTCCTCGCGGAAGCGGGCGAGCTCGGCGGCCAGCTCCGGCTCGCGCTCGGAGATCTCCGCCACCTGGCCGGCGTAGTGTTCCTCGATCACCGTTTCGACGGCCTCGGTGCAGGCATGCGCGGCCTTGTCGCCCAGCAGCGCCGTGCCGGCGCCGAGCGCGAACCCGGCCAGCCGCCAGACCGGCGTCAGCGCGGTCGGCCGCACGCGGCGTTCGGTGAGCAGGCGGTCGAAGCGGGCCAGGTGCTCGGCTTCATGCGCCTCCATCTCGGCCAGCTGGCCGGCGATCCGCTCGTGCCGAGGCGCCGCGCCGAGCACCGCCCGTTGGCCGCGGTAGATGGAGACTGCGCCCAGTTCGCCGGCATGGTCGACCCGCAGGATCTCCGCGAGCCTGGCCGCCATGGCGCCTCGCCCCGGGCGCGGCGGGATCGGCTTGTCGCTCATAGCTTGGACCTTTCGCGCAGGGCCGCGGCGACGCTGAGGCCGGCGAACACCAGCGAGGCGACGGCGTTCCAGCCGGCCATGGAGAGGCCGCCGAACACCCAGGCGGCCTGGTCGCAGGCCGGCGGGCGGATCTTCGCCCCGTTCATCAGTTCGTTGAGGGCGCTGGCGCTCACCGCCCCGGCTCCCGACCCCGAGCAGGTGGTCGGGCCGGGCCAGAACTTCCACTCCGCGCCGGCGTGGTAGGCGGCGACGCCGGCGCCGGTCAGGAACACCAGCGCCAGAATCCAGCAGGTGGCGGCGCGCCAGCGCGGGCCGCCGGGCAGCCGCACGATGACCATGAACCCGGCCGACAGGGCCGCGGCCACCCAGTAGACCTCCCGTTGCCGCAGGCAGAGCGTGCAGGGAGCCAGCCCGCCGAAGGTCTCGAACGCGTGGGCGATCGCCAGCATGCCGGCGGAGATCACCAGCGCGCAAAGCCGCCAGCGGTCGAGGAAGGGGCGAAGGAAATCGCTCATTGCGGGCGATATGATCCCAAATGCGGGCTCAGCCAAAGACCTTCAGCGCGACGACCACGCCGACCAGCGCCACGACGCCGATGACCGTGTAGAGCGCCAGCCGGCGTTCCACCTCCTCGCGGATCGCCGGGCCGAAGTATTTCAGCAGGGTGGCGGTGAGGAAGAAGCGCGCGCCGCGGGTCACGATCGAGGCCCAGACGAAGGTCAGGAGGTCGAAGCGCGCCAGGCCGGCGGTGATCGTCACCAGCTTGTAGGGGATCGGCGTCAGGCCCTTGATCAGGATGATCCACAGGCCGTACTGCGCGAACCAGGCGTGGAACTCCGCGGCGCCCTGCGGATGGCCGAAGAAGGCCAGGATCTGGTGGCCGACCGGCTCCAGGAAGACGCCGATGGCGTAGCCCAGCATGCCGCCGATCACCGAGGCGGCGGTGCAGATCCCGGCGTACAGGAAGGCCCGCTGCGGCTTGGCCAGCACCATCGGCGCCAGCATCACGTCGGGCGGGATCGGGAAGAACGAGCTCTCCGCGAAGGAGATCACCGCGAGGGCTGCGGGCGCGTGCCGCGACCCGGCCAGGTTCATGACCCAGTCGTAGACTTTGCGAAGCATGGATGGTCCAGGATGAGGCGTCAGGCGTTGAGCTAGCAGGCGTGACGGCGCTTGTCTTCCGGCGACCGCAGACTGGGGTTGATCGCCGCGGGGCGCTCGGCCAAACCGGGTAGGGCGTCCGCACGCGGTTGGGTGGGTGGTTTTCCTGATGACGACAGCCGATGCGGCCGGAGCCACCTCGCCGACCTTGGGAGACTGGGCGCTGGTGGCGCACGGCGGGGCGGGCGTGATCGACCGCGCGGACCTCAAGCCCGAGCAGGAGGCGGCCTACCGGGCCGCCCTGGCGCGGGTCGCGCAAGCCGGGGCCGAGGTGCTGCGCAACGGCGGCTCGGCGCTGGACGCGGTCGAGGCCGCGATCCGCCTGCTGGAAGACGATCCGCTGTTCAACGCCGGCCGCGGCGCGGTCTTCACCGCCGAAGGGCGCAACGAGCTCGACAGCTCGATCATGGACGGCCGGACGCTGCAGGCCGGCGCGGTGGCCGGCGTCACCCGCACCCGCAACCCGATCTCCCTGGCCCGCGCGGTGATGGAGCGCTCCGAGCACGTCTTCCTGGCCGGCGCTGGGGCCGACGCCTTCTCGAAGGCCCACGGGTTGGAGCAGGTCGAGCCGGGCTATTTCTTCACCGAGCGGCGCTGGCGCTCGCTGGAGGCCGAGCTGAGGCGGCAGGGCCTGCCGATCCCGCCGCGGCCCCCGGGCGCCGGCGCCTGCCGCGACGAGGCCGAGGCCCTGGCCCACGACGAGGGCAAGCGCGGGACCGTGGGCGTGGTGGCGCTGGACCGCCACGGCGACGTGGCCGCCGGCGTCTCCACCGGCGGGACGACCGCCAAGCGCTGGGGCCGGGTGGGGGACAGCCCGATCATCGGGGCCGGCGCCTTCGCCACCAACCGCGCCTGCGCGGTCTCGGCCACCGGCGCCGGCGAGTATTTCATCCGCCTGAGCGTGGCGCGCCGGATCTGCGACCTGGTGGAGCTGAAGGGCCTGCCCCTGCAGGCCGCCGTCGACCAGGTGGTGCAGGCCGAGCTGACGGCCCTGGGCGGCGACGGCGGGGTGATCGCGGTGGCGCCGGACGGCGAGATCGCCTGGAGCTTCAACACCTCGGGCATGTATCGTGCCCGTATCGCCGACAACCAACCCCTGGTGATCGGCATCTACAAGGACGATCCCTGAGATGGATCGCTTCGAGTCCGATCTGGAAGAGGCCGCCCGCGACGAGCTCGACCGCGCCTGCACGCTCGGCTGGCGCCAGCTCGCGGCCCACACCCCGTGGGGGGACACCTTCGAGGGGTTCACGCCCGGCGGTCGCGAGGTCTGCTTCGAGCGCAGCTATCTGTGGGAAGGTGAGGCTCGGGGCGACATCCGGGTTGAACTGACCGTCTACCAGCGTGAAGCCTACGAGCAGGGTGTTCGGCTGACCCGCACCATCGCGCGGGAGGATCGATGAAAAAGAAGGTGAGGAAACGATGAAGCTGGCGTCCCTGAAGGGCGGCCGCGACGGGCGGCTGGTGGTGGTCTCGAACGATCTGGCCTGGTGCACGCCGGCGGACCTGATCGCGCCCACCCTGCAGGCGGCGCTGGACGACTGGGAGCACTGCGAGCCGGACCTGCGCGCCTTGGCCGAGAGCCTGGAGCTCGGCGCCGTTCCGCGGGAACGCTTCCACGAGCACGAGGCGGCGAGCCCCTTGCCCCGCGCCTATCAGTGGGCGGACGGCTCGGCCTATGTGAACCACGTGGCGCTGGTCCGCCAGGCGCGCGGCGCGGAGATGCCGGAGAGCTTCTGGACCGACCCGCTGATGTACCAGGGCGGCTCCGACGGCTTCCTCGGACCGCGCGAGGCCATTCCCCTTGCCGACGAATCCTGGGGGCTCGATCTCGAGGGCGAGGTGGCGGTGATCACCGGCGACGTGCCGCAGGGCGCGAGCCGGGACGAGGCGCTGGCCGCCGTGCGCCTGGTCATGCTCTGCAACGACGTGTCCCTGCGCAACCTGATCCCCGGCGAGCTCGCCAAGGGCTTCGGCTTCTTCCAGGCCAAGCCGGCGTCGGCCTTCTCGCCGGTGGCGGTGACGCCGGACGCCCTGGAGGGCTGGAGGGACGGCAAGCTGCACGGCGCGCTGGAGGTCGAGCTGAACGGCAAGCCGCTGGGCGAGGCCGACGCCGGCGTCGACATGACCTTCGACTTCGGGACGCTGATCGCCCACGCCGCGAAGACCCGCAGCCTGACGGCCGGCTCGATCGTCGGTTCGGGCACGGTGTCCAACCGCGGCTCCGACGGCGGTCCGGGCAAGCCGATCGCCGACGGCGGGGTCGGCTACTCCTGCCTGGCCGAGGTGCGGACGGCGGAGACCCTGGTCGAAGGCCGGCCGAGGACTCCGTTCCTGAAGGCCGGCGACGTGGTGCGGATCGAGATGCGCGACGCCCGCCGCCACAGCC encodes:
- a CDS encoding carboxymuconolactone decarboxylase family protein, giving the protein MRLSKARISPVEDKDLTADQAEILRPMAERGPVLNIFRTLAREPKAMKGFLGWGNYILSRRNGLGAREREIVILRTGYLCRSGYEWTQHVGIGLRAGLNEDEVQRLKAGPDAGWSPADAALIRAADELHRDQFITDATWAALSAHFDEKQRMDVVFTAGQYTQVSMMLNTFGVQLDAGQVLDPDLKGF
- a CDS encoding SDR family NAD(P)-dependent oxidoreductase, yielding MAGRLDGKTAVVVGAGQTPGDTLGNGRAMALLFAREGAEVLCVDRVGERAAETAAMIEQEGGRAAALQADIVQPADCAAVVAAAKARWGRLDILVNNVGIGAGDAPAHKLEEAAFDRILAVNLKGLWLTTRAAIPLMREQGGGAIVNISSLAGIAGGIQLAYEVSKAGVNRLTTSVAQSNARYGVRCNAIMPGLMDTPMAVAGIAEASGQSQAQVREGRNARVPLRGRMGTAWDTAYAALYLASDEAQFVTGVVLPVDGGMSSRIG
- a CDS encoding protein adenylyltransferase SelO, whose protein sequence is MPVSAAYRPDPKFQALGPEFADPVRAADFPQTILRFRNDRAAATVGLDTLTDAEWIAHFGRFQPLPDNLDPPLAQRYHGHQFRVYNPELGDGRGFIFAQLREAGTDRLLDLGTKGSGQTPWSRSGDGRLTLKGGVREVLATAMLEALGVPSSRSFSLVETGEALVRGDEPSPTRSAVLTRLSHSHVRFGTFQRHAFFERGDRIGELTDHVIANYYPELKGANDRPVAMLQVVVERSARLAARWMAAGFVHGVLNTDNMSLTGESFDYGPYRFLPHSNPNFTAAYFDHAGLYAFGRQPEAVFWNLQQLAGCLSLTAETEPLVEALNGFGPAYRRELVAAMLDRLGVRSRGEEADAALVQSAFRALAEGGERLRWEPFFFDWFTGSEARALAGPRGALYAEPSFEEFRARLADYDPDRPERLADPWFARPEPEELLYDEIEAIWAAIAQADDWSAFHAKLAALEEARAAWGLPAQGVAGT
- the gluQRS gene encoding tRNA glutamyl-Q(34) synthetase GluQRS encodes the protein MAAPFVTRFAPSPTGFLHRGHAFSALTAFQAARRAGGRFLLRIEDIDRTRCRPEHEAALLEDLAWLGLSWETPVRRQSEHMADYGRALRDLAERGLLYRCFRTRREIAEEIERAPHGAMEVFRGQPLPPEEEARRLQAGDAYAWRLSLEAAERTLGGFAALRFVEEGEGPSGEHGEVRARPELGGDVVLARKDVGVAYHLAVVVDDALQGVSHVIRGQDLFEAAHVQRLLQGLLALPTPVYRHHRLLTGPDGRRFAKRDRAETLRDLRARGVTAADLRREMGFR
- a CDS encoding TetR/AcrR family transcriptional regulator, yielding MRESQAAEARPYHHGDLSRALVDAARRLLESDGPSALSLRAVAREAGVSPAAPYHHFKDKGELLDAVAHEGWQILDHAMAEAKAQADPHDALLSLGVAYVCFARENPALYRVMYDAARDKADLPMQMGHGDEDTPYCKVRNTMVEAGADPTDEIDLELATTAAWCAAHGLAEMAGFKQFEHLKDAVGGEKAFLRAVLSHMGLLPRPHAR
- a CDS encoding HNH endonuclease produces the protein MQVLSRPPSGFPCLVLNADFRPLSYYPLSLWPWQEVIKAVFLDRVDVVSTYDQAVHSPSFEMKLPSVVSLKHYVTQDRPPAFTRFNLFLRDTFTCQYCTASEELTFDHVIPRSRGGRTTWENIVTACARCNLTKGGRTPHEAGMHPRHKPRRPTAHELLDHGRRFPPHHLHESWLDYLYWDIELEA
- a CDS encoding methyltransferase, coding for MSLTTDVARMMRQWVQAWPAEPEPGHLLRVLRLLGQWRSQMLANTYLKHQGATIYGGPFRGMQYVSAATEGALIPRLLGTYESELHPYLAAFAAADLDCVVDVGCAEGYYAVGLARMMPQVTVHAHDIDPAAREACAALAARNGVADRVVIGGAFEPQDFEAFAGRRVLVLMDAEGAELDVLQPALSPALADMSLIVETHDLYRPGTLAAMMERFSATHDIVRVDQQPKVFDLPPWLQTLSHLDQLLAVWEWRVQPTPWLVMRPRAR
- a CDS encoding DUF1993 domain-containing protein, with amino-acid sequence MSLSMHQASVPVFVRMLNNLSAILKTAEAHAEAKKIEPSVLINDRLAPDMLPLSRQIQIATDGAKGCVARLAGIEVPSYPDTEATFAELQERLAKTIAFLNSVPADKIDGSEDRTITLKVGGKDLNFPGSAFLLNFATPNFYFHVTATYLILRHNGVQLGKMDYLGAA